One Streptomyces sp. RPA4-2 genomic window carries:
- a CDS encoding NAD(P)/FAD-dependent oxidoreductase: protein MTGNVEGFDLLVVGGGKAGKTLAMDAARNGKSVAMVERDMIGGSCINVACIPTKALVSSARTLRSSRRAGDLGVHVDSPQVTPESLLKHKTGVVEGMVAINHKQFLDSGMDLVLGRARFVAPGTVEVELNGGGTRNLTGAQTVINTGTRPSIPPIPGLAEAGYLTSNSLLDLNRIPQRMVIIGGGAVGLEFAQMFATFGTEVTLVEAGSRLLPREDEDIAQSVAELLTRDGTRIVTGTSVAAVRREQGGVHLTLSNGISITADDVLVATGRAPVTSELNLPAAGVDVDDRGYVVTDEHLATSAPGIWAAGDVAGSPQFTHVSLDDYRILKENLAGGARSTKDRLIPYTIFLTPELARVGLTEEQARAAGHAVRIAKLPVAAIPRARTMRETDGVWKAVIDGATDRILGVSLLGPEAGESLTTVQTAMLADMPFTALRDMIITHPTMTEGLNLLFAAVKG, encoded by the coding sequence ATGACTGGCAATGTCGAAGGGTTCGATCTCCTGGTCGTAGGTGGCGGAAAGGCGGGCAAGACGCTCGCCATGGATGCCGCCAGAAACGGCAAGTCGGTCGCCATGGTCGAGCGGGACATGATCGGCGGCTCCTGCATCAATGTCGCGTGCATCCCCACCAAGGCACTGGTGAGCAGCGCCCGTACCCTTAGATCCTCGCGCCGAGCTGGCGATCTCGGTGTCCACGTTGATTCTCCCCAGGTCACCCCAGAGAGCCTCCTGAAGCACAAAACCGGTGTGGTGGAGGGCATGGTTGCCATCAACCACAAACAGTTCCTGGACTCGGGCATGGATCTCGTCCTCGGGAGGGCTCGCTTCGTCGCCCCTGGCACCGTGGAGGTGGAGCTCAACGGCGGGGGTACCCGCAACCTCACCGGTGCGCAGACCGTGATCAACACCGGCACCCGGCCATCCATCCCGCCAATTCCCGGCCTGGCAGAGGCGGGCTATCTGACCAGCAACTCGCTTCTCGACCTTAACCGAATTCCTCAGCGCATGGTCATCATCGGCGGCGGAGCAGTCGGTCTTGAATTCGCGCAGATGTTCGCCACCTTCGGTACGGAAGTGACGCTCGTCGAAGCAGGATCCCGCCTGCTGCCACGTGAGGACGAGGACATCGCACAGAGCGTGGCCGAACTCCTCACGCGCGACGGCACCCGCATCGTGACCGGCACATCAGTCGCCGCAGTTCGCCGAGAACAGGGCGGTGTACACCTAACTCTGAGCAACGGTATCTCGATCACAGCAGACGACGTTCTCGTGGCAACCGGACGTGCGCCCGTCACCTCCGAGCTCAACTTGCCCGCCGCCGGCGTCGACGTAGACGACAGAGGCTACGTCGTGACCGACGAACACCTGGCCACCTCCGCCCCTGGAATCTGGGCTGCCGGAGACGTGGCCGGGAGTCCCCAGTTCACCCACGTCTCCCTGGACGACTACCGCATCCTGAAGGAGAACCTTGCGGGCGGCGCACGCAGCACAAAGGACCGGCTCATCCCATACACGATCTTTCTGACCCCCGAGCTGGCGCGCGTGGGTCTGACCGAGGAGCAGGCAAGGGCTGCGGGGCATGCAGTGCGCATCGCCAAACTTCCCGTCGCCGCTATTCCCCGCGCTCGCACCATGCGAGAGACGGACGGTGTATGGAAGGCAGTCATCGACGGGGCTACGGACCGCATCCTGGGGGTGTCTCTGCTGGGGCCCGAGGCCGGTGAAAGCCTCACCACGGTGCAGACAGCCATGTTGGCCGACATGCCGTTCACCGCGCTGCGGGACATGATCATTACTCACCCGACCATGACTGAGGGCCTCAATCTCCTGTTCGCCGCGGTGAAGGGCTGA
- a CDS encoding MerR family transcriptional regulator has translation MTADDSFGRLDDDNFPAYTMGRAAEMLGTTQGFLRALGEARLITPLRSAGGHRRYSRYQLRIAARARELVDQGTPIEAACRIIILEDQLEEAQRINAEYLRVAGSANPASAA, from the coding sequence ATGACAGCAGACGACTCGTTCGGCCGGCTCGACGACGACAACTTCCCCGCCTACACGATGGGCCGGGCCGCCGAGATGCTCGGCACCACCCAGGGCTTCCTGCGCGCCCTCGGCGAAGCCCGCCTGATCACACCGCTGCGCTCCGCGGGCGGCCACCGCCGCTACTCCCGCTACCAGCTGCGCATCGCCGCCCGCGCCCGGGAACTCGTCGACCAGGGCACACCGATCGAGGCCGCCTGCCGCATCATCATCCTCGAGGACCAGCTCGAAGAAGCACAGCGCATCAACGCCGAATACCTTCGAGTCGCCGGATCGGCGAATCCGGCGAGTGCGGCCTGA
- a CDS encoding Glu/Leu/Phe/Val dehydrogenase gives MPSRTLETTLDHEGFLVRQGRRSGLPVVIAIHSTRLGPAVGGMRIARYDSPADALVDCLRLSRGMTYKAAAVRNGTGGGKTVVPLLPGGPEHLEGQLREALLLDVAELVHDLNGAYYVAPDVGTSSADIQLMRRRTPYVGGYSATADGLGATTFGTAAGVEHAMHATAAHLWGTPHLRGRDVVVVGFGGVGQELTKRLLAQGARVRATDVDPERRSAVETSGARWAELDGAYTLETDILAPCALGGVFTSELVDSLRCRAIVGSANNQLAHDAVAQDLAKARITWAPDFVANAGGVMYASGLELHQLTPMQALQRLASIEEVTARVLEGSANEATTPLALANRLAEDVLTAAGGTHPNRSTPSTS, from the coding sequence ATGCCGTCACGCACTCTGGAGACCACACTCGATCATGAGGGGTTCCTGGTTCGGCAGGGCCGACGCTCCGGTCTGCCAGTGGTCATCGCCATTCACTCCACCCGCCTCGGACCTGCCGTCGGTGGCATGCGGATTGCTCGATACGACTCCCCGGCCGACGCGCTGGTGGACTGTCTCCGACTGAGCCGCGGCATGACCTACAAGGCTGCCGCGGTCCGCAATGGCACGGGCGGAGGAAAGACCGTCGTTCCGCTCCTGCCCGGAGGCCCCGAGCACCTGGAGGGCCAACTACGGGAAGCCCTGCTGCTCGATGTCGCCGAACTGGTCCACGATCTGAACGGCGCCTACTACGTGGCCCCCGATGTCGGCACCAGCTCCGCCGACATCCAGCTCATGCGCCGTCGCACTCCCTATGTGGGCGGCTATTCCGCCACAGCCGATGGCCTCGGCGCCACCACCTTCGGGACTGCCGCCGGCGTAGAGCATGCGATGCACGCGACCGCCGCTCATCTGTGGGGAACACCGCATCTGCGGGGGCGTGACGTGGTGGTGGTCGGATTCGGCGGCGTCGGACAGGAGCTCACCAAGCGTCTGCTCGCACAGGGCGCCCGCGTACGGGCGACCGACGTCGACCCCGAGCGGCGCTCGGCTGTCGAGACGTCCGGAGCGCGATGGGCTGAATTGGACGGCGCTTATACCTTGGAGACAGACATCCTGGCGCCCTGTGCCCTAGGTGGTGTTTTCACCTCCGAGCTCGTCGACTCACTGCGCTGCCGGGCGATCGTCGGCTCAGCCAACAATCAGCTGGCCCACGATGCAGTGGCACAGGACCTGGCCAAGGCGCGGATCACTTGGGCACCGGATTTCGTGGCGAATGCGGGCGGAGTCATGTACGCGTCGGGCCTGGAGCTTCACCAACTGACCCCGATGCAGGCCCTGCAGCGGCTCGCCTCCATCGAGGAAGTCACCGCACGGGTACTCGAGGGCAGTGCGAATGAGGCAACAACACCCCTGGCCCTCGCCAACCGCCTCGCGGAAGACGTCCTGACCGCGGCAGGAGGCACCCACCCGAACAGAAGCACTCCGAGTACCAGTTGA
- a CDS encoding YceI family protein has translation MIRRFLGRPMSANAQNSISGLSVPSGAGLLACRIVDSATQPVRHAEFTVSDRNGHKIVGGETDPFGMILAMVPVGEYRLAVSSESFSPYRGDVSVVEEGKCTGVRDILLQAAPLIPLPTPGEWEIERAHTRISFAARHIGLGRVFGHFDNFSGAIRVGESMEETAMHVVIDAASIDTNVKMRDEHLRSADFLDVDQYPTMEFYSDRFVHRGGNNWAITGGLTLHGVTRTVTLDATYGGLRVGMEGETRAAIRATTELHREDYTINWQSMLARGIAVVGSNINIELNVQIVPRGTELEFK, from the coding sequence ATGATCCGTCGTTTTCTTGGCCGCCCGATGTCCGCGAACGCGCAAAACTCTATATCTGGCCTTTCCGTGCCGTCCGGTGCGGGTCTTCTGGCGTGCCGCATTGTCGATTCTGCGACCCAGCCGGTCAGGCACGCCGAATTCACCGTGAGCGACAGAAACGGTCATAAGATTGTGGGTGGGGAGACTGACCCCTTTGGCATGATCTTGGCCATGGTTCCCGTTGGGGAATATCGGCTCGCTGTCTCGTCAGAGAGTTTCAGCCCGTACCGGGGAGACGTGTCTGTCGTAGAAGAGGGAAAATGCACCGGGGTGAGAGATATTCTGCTCCAGGCGGCACCGTTGATCCCTTTGCCAACCCCGGGCGAGTGGGAAATCGAACGAGCTCATACCCGAATCTCCTTCGCAGCCCGGCACATTGGACTGGGTCGCGTCTTTGGCCATTTCGACAACTTCTCCGGGGCGATTCGGGTCGGGGAGTCGATGGAAGAGACGGCAATGCATGTCGTTATCGACGCCGCCTCGATCGATACCAATGTAAAGATGCGTGACGAGCATCTGCGGTCCGCGGATTTCCTGGACGTGGACCAGTATCCAACCATGGAGTTCTACAGCGACCGTTTCGTTCATCGCGGCGGTAACAACTGGGCGATCACTGGCGGACTCACGCTGCACGGAGTCACGCGCACGGTGACTCTCGACGCTACATACGGCGGTCTGCGCGTCGGTATGGAAGGTGAGACCCGTGCGGCTATCCGGGCTACCACCGAGCTGCACCGCGAGGACTACACCATCAACTGGCAGTCGATGCTGGCCCGCGGCATCGCAGTCGTTGGCTCCAACATCAATATTGAACTCAACGTCCAGATCGTCCCTAGGGGCACCGAACTGGAATTCAAATGA
- a CDS encoding helix-turn-helix domain-containing protein translates to MSALTGSLTDRDSWSEHRCSAARALEVLGTPSNLFVLREAFYGTTYFNDFVRHTPLSAPATAKRLRELVEVGLLRRTPYQAPGQRTRDRYELTEPGQELLIAYFALMEWGDRHATRGTEGGPVRLRHRDCDAPVHVGLSCSDGHALAPSELEIIPAPGLSRDGATE, encoded by the coding sequence ATGTCGGCACTCACTGGCTCGCTGACCGACCGGGACAGCTGGAGCGAACACCGCTGCTCAGCGGCTCGCGCCCTGGAAGTACTCGGAACGCCCTCGAATTTGTTCGTGCTGCGCGAGGCCTTCTACGGCACGACGTACTTCAACGACTTCGTCCGCCACACCCCGTTGAGCGCACCCGCAACGGCCAAGCGGCTACGAGAACTCGTCGAGGTCGGACTGCTGCGGCGGACCCCCTACCAGGCGCCCGGACAACGAACACGCGACCGCTACGAACTGACCGAACCTGGCCAGGAGCTCCTGATCGCCTACTTCGCACTGATGGAGTGGGGCGACCGCCACGCCACCCGGGGAACGGAAGGCGGTCCGGTTCGCTTGCGGCACCGCGACTGCGACGCTCCCGTGCACGTGGGACTCTCCTGCTCCGACGGCCACGCGCTCGCCCCCAGCGAACTCGAGATCATTCCAGCCCCCGGCCTGTCGCGGGACGGGGCAACAGAATGA
- a CDS encoding ATP-binding protein codes for MSSTAITTATKDGLPSMIAYLTRVLKTSRIGACWEDLAAQARDENWSHEDYLAALLQRQVADRESKGTVMRIRTAHFPQVKTLEDFNARI; via the coding sequence GTGAGCTCCACCGCCATCACCACGGCGACGAAGGACGGCCTGCCGTCCATGATCGCCTACCTGACCCGGGTCCTGAAGACCTCGAGGATCGGGGCCTGCTGGGAGGACCTGGCCGCCCAGGCCCGCGATGAGAACTGGTCCCACGAGGATTATCTGGCGGCCCTGCTGCAGCGGCAGGTCGCCGACCGGGAGTCAAAGGGCACCGTGATGCGGATCCGCACCGCCCACTTTCCTCAGGTCAAGACCCTGGAGGACTTCAACGCACGAATCTGA
- a CDS encoding MOSC domain-containing protein yields MAVNVGMPHDVPWHGKTVYTGVYKQTVTGPRMVRRLNIDGDGQGDLGGHGGEQRAVLVYQADSYRFWEMELGRRNLRPGEFGENFTVDGLADDEVCIGDRYRIGDALFEVTQPRVTCYRVGLRMGEPQMAALMVSRRRPGFYMRVLEEGEVEAGQEIVKVSTGVEAMTVEEIDGVLYLPGHTRAQVERALRIPALSPGWQGSMHTLLDQADGDTDRSSGSAGLTAAAGAPPPGWRGFRPLTVTHIQPESPSVFSLSLTSADGSALPAASPGQFLTVKVPLEADVPPLIRSYSLSGEPRAGMYRISVKVEPYGAASNRLRTRVRVGDSLDAAAPRGSFCLSKGSNPVVLLSAGVGVTPLLAMLHALARDRSTREVWWLHAARNGTEHPFAQESRGLIEELANARSAIYYSKPNDADRQGVDYTMAGRLSPDRIVGLGLPTDADAYLCGPVGFMNGFTTALVDAGLEPSRVHTEIFGAGPSLTPGIEGSSSVPAPHQPAGSVGTGPSVSFARSGLTVPWNNTQASLLELAEACDVPVQWSCRTGVCHTCELALMAGTVHYSPDPVEPPAEGNILICCSTPTEGVILDL; encoded by the coding sequence ATGGCAGTGAACGTCGGAATGCCGCACGACGTGCCCTGGCACGGAAAGACGGTGTACACCGGCGTGTACAAGCAGACCGTCACCGGGCCGCGGATGGTGAGGCGCCTCAATATCGACGGAGATGGCCAGGGCGATCTGGGCGGGCACGGCGGCGAGCAGCGGGCAGTACTGGTGTACCAGGCAGACTCCTACCGGTTCTGGGAAATGGAGCTGGGACGCAGGAACTTGCGGCCGGGCGAGTTCGGTGAGAATTTCACCGTGGATGGCCTTGCGGACGATGAGGTTTGCATCGGGGACCGATACCGCATCGGCGACGCGCTCTTCGAGGTCACACAGCCTCGGGTGACGTGCTACCGGGTGGGCCTGCGCATGGGGGAGCCGCAGATGGCGGCGCTGATGGTGTCCCGTCGCCGCCCGGGCTTCTACATGCGGGTGCTCGAGGAGGGTGAGGTAGAAGCCGGGCAGGAGATTGTCAAGGTATCCACCGGTGTGGAGGCGATGACCGTTGAGGAGATCGACGGGGTGCTCTACCTACCGGGACACACCCGTGCGCAGGTCGAGCGGGCATTGCGCATCCCAGCACTCAGCCCGGGATGGCAGGGGTCCATGCACACGCTCCTGGACCAGGCCGACGGAGACACTGATCGCTCCTCGGGCAGCGCCGGGCTCACTGCAGCGGCCGGCGCCCCGCCGCCCGGCTGGCGAGGGTTCCGCCCCCTGACCGTCACGCACATTCAGCCCGAAAGTCCGAGTGTGTTCTCCCTGTCCCTCACCTCAGCCGACGGTTCAGCGCTGCCGGCTGCCTCGCCCGGTCAGTTCCTTACCGTGAAGGTCCCGCTCGAGGCAGACGTGCCGCCTCTGATCCGCAGCTACTCGTTGTCCGGCGAGCCCAGAGCAGGCATGTACCGGATCAGCGTCAAGGTGGAACCGTACGGAGCGGCCAGTAACCGGTTGCGCACCCGCGTCCGAGTCGGCGACAGCCTCGATGCCGCCGCGCCCCGCGGATCGTTCTGCCTGTCCAAGGGCAGCAACCCGGTGGTGCTGTTGTCCGCCGGAGTGGGGGTGACTCCCCTGCTGGCCATGCTCCACGCGCTGGCACGCGACCGTTCCACGCGGGAGGTGTGGTGGCTGCACGCAGCCCGTAACGGTACCGAGCATCCCTTTGCTCAGGAGAGCCGCGGCCTGATCGAAGAACTCGCGAACGCCCGATCGGCCATCTACTACAGCAAACCGAATGACGCCGACCGTCAGGGCGTGGACTACACAATGGCTGGCCGACTCTCGCCCGATCGCATCGTCGGTCTCGGCCTGCCGACCGACGCCGACGCCTACCTGTGCGGGCCCGTGGGCTTCATGAACGGCTTCACCACGGCCCTGGTCGACGCCGGTCTGGAACCGTCCCGGGTGCACACCGAGATCTTCGGCGCCGGGCCCTCCCTTACCCCGGGAATTGAAGGTTCCTCGAGCGTTCCCGCGCCCCACCAGCCCGCAGGGTCCGTCGGTACCGGACCGTCTGTCTCCTTCGCCCGCAGCGGTCTGACTGTCCCCTGGAACAACACTCAGGCCTCGCTGCTCGAACTCGCCGAAGCGTGCGACGTCCCCGTCCAGTGGTCGTGCCGCACCGGCGTCTGCCACACCTGCGAACTGGCCCTGATGGCAGGAACCGTCCACTACTCGCCGGATCCGGTCGAGCCACCAGCTGAAGGCAACATCCTCATCTGCTGCTCCACGCCCACCGAAGGCGTCATTTTGGATCTGTGA
- a CDS encoding IS5 family transposase (programmed frameshift), giving the protein MSARPGIVDDDLWTLIEPLLPPWPERSPGPLPVADRLCLQGILYVLYNDIAWQLLPLELGLGSGQTCWRRLERWQQAGVFDRLHRILLAELNAVGELDWSRACVDGSHIRAKKGGADTGPSPVDRRKTGSKHHLICDGRGTPLKVITTAANVNDVTQTLALVDGLPPVAGRPGRPRRRPDSLLGDKGYDSNPHREELRKRRILPVISRKGAPNIKGLGKLRYVVEQTFALLHQFKRLAVRWERRTELHDAFVSLACGLICWRRLKKHRS; this is encoded by the exons GTGAGTGCTCGGCCGGGGATCGTGGATGACGACTTATGGACGCTGATCGAGCCGCTGCTGCCGCCCTGGCCGGAGCGATCGCCGGGGCCTCTGCCGGTGGCAGACCGGCTGTGTCTGCAGGGCATCCTGTACGTGCTCTACAACGACATTGCCTGGCAACTACTGCCCCTGGAGCTGGGGTTGGGCTCTGGACAGACCTGCTGGCGGCGTCTGGAGCGGTGGCAGCAGGCCGGGGTCTTCGACCGACTGCACCGCATTCTGCTCGCCGAGCTGAATGCGGTCGGCGAACTCGACTGGTCGAGGGCGTGTGTGGACGGATCCCACATCCGTGCGA AAAAAGGGGGAGCCGACACCGGTCCGTCACCGGTCGACCGCCGGAAGACGGGCAGCAAGCATCACTTGATCTGCGACGGACGCGGCACCCCGCTCAAGGTCATCACCACCGCGGCGAACGTCAACGATGTCACTCAGACCCTCGCCCTTGTCGACGGCCTCCCGCCGGTGGCCGGGCGTCCCGGCCGACCACGACGCCGCCCCGATTCGCTGCTCGGGGACAAGGGCTACGACTCCAACCCCCACCGCGAGGAGCTGCGCAAGCGCCGGATCCTGCCGGTGATCTCCCGCAAGGGCGCCCCGAACATCAAGGGCCTGGGCAAGCTCCGTTACGTCGTGGAGCAGACCTTCGCCCTGCTCCACCAGTTCAAACGCCTCGCCGTCCGCTGGGAACGCCGAACCGAACTCCACGACGCCTTCGTCTCATTGGCCTGCGGCCTCATCTGCTGGAGGCGACTGAAGAAGCACCGATCATGA